A genomic region of Halobacteriovorax sp. JY17 contains the following coding sequences:
- a CDS encoding DUF4266 domain-containing protein, which produces MKLLLGILLLSLVSCANVEQIDRGLLSKKIMQLDPHPEESVFQEEVRSFREGAVGGSSAVGGGCGCN; this is translated from the coding sequence ATGAAATTATTATTAGGCATTTTACTCTTGTCTCTCGTTTCTTGTGCAAATGTAGAGCAAATTGATAGAGGCCTTCTATCAAAAAAGATTATGCAACTAGACCCTCATCCAGAGGAAAGTGTTTTTCAAGAGGAAGTTCGTTCTTTTAGGGAAGGAGCCGTAGGCGGGAGTTCCGCAGTTGGTGGTGGATGTGGATGTAACTAA
- a CDS encoding recombinase family protein: protein MKECEISIRGAGKNQKRRRGLAYGQKVEKREVSQHKREREVIEKMKEFRAKGYSYRKIAEILNVLKVPTKTKKGLWYGKTIYQVLKKVE from the coding sequence TTGAAGGAATGCGAAATCTCTATTCGTGGGGCTGGAAAGAACCAAAAAAGGAGGCGTGGTCTTGCGTATGGTCAAAAAGTTGAAAAGAGAGAGGTGTCTCAACATAAGAGGGAGCGAGAGGTTATTGAAAAAATGAAAGAGTTTAGAGCTAAAGGTTATAGCTATCGAAAAATTGCTGAAATATTAAATGTTCTTAAAGTTCCGACAAAGACTAAGAAAGGTCTTTGGTATGGGAAGACTATATATCAAGTTCTGAAGAAGGTTGAGTAG
- a CDS encoding cytochrome P450, which produces MTNINKRTNSKSFFERVDLSHIHGPRGKSFFSYVKKFQRDILDSFLSVQRDYGDYASFPWPMNSVIIYRPELIEELFIKRHSDFIKGDQLLEVSAVIGGGLAVNNDLEDWSKKRSLIAKEFTRPSVKEFTTRIESVVEEYINKLSDESEVDIFNFFKDMSFDISCELFLGVRLENEQVSHFKEALEFCSEVTFNRIFDFIPLPYWVPTYKHKKFSKHYNFLETLIFDLIETKDSEGVLAKLVAAGERGELTKHEIKDELLTLLIAGHETTAFSLGWIFTLLATHGNWKDSDHLNIIHEGLRLYSALPIFSRKASSDTILGDLKIPKNTNVVVPAYVVHRMEEFWKNPNEFNPERFKDVKPHTLKAYFPFGKGPRKCIGEQLGLSIMQIVLDKFLNNYELECLSKEIPKAKIAVALAPSSPVWIKFRRNKKASNGL; this is translated from the coding sequence ATGACAAATATCAATAAGCGCACAAATTCTAAATCATTTTTTGAAAGAGTAGATCTCTCTCATATTCACGGACCAAGAGGTAAGAGTTTTTTTTCATACGTGAAGAAATTTCAAAGAGATATTTTGGACTCTTTTCTTAGTGTGCAAAGAGATTATGGAGACTATGCGAGTTTTCCTTGGCCTATGAATTCAGTTATTATTTACAGGCCTGAGCTTATTGAAGAGTTATTTATTAAACGTCACTCTGACTTTATAAAGGGAGATCAGCTCTTAGAAGTGAGTGCTGTTATTGGAGGCGGGCTCGCCGTCAATAATGACCTTGAAGATTGGAGTAAGAAGCGTTCTCTAATTGCTAAAGAATTTACGAGGCCATCTGTTAAAGAATTCACTACAAGAATTGAAAGTGTCGTTGAAGAATATATAAATAAGTTATCTGATGAAAGTGAAGTTGATATCTTCAACTTCTTTAAAGATATGTCCTTTGATATTTCGTGTGAGTTATTCCTAGGTGTTCGACTAGAGAATGAACAAGTAAGTCATTTTAAAGAGGCCCTAGAGTTTTGCTCTGAGGTCACCTTCAATAGAATCTTTGATTTTATTCCACTTCCATATTGGGTTCCAACATATAAGCATAAGAAATTTTCAAAGCATTATAATTTCCTTGAAACCCTGATCTTTGATCTTATTGAAACCAAAGATAGCGAAGGAGTGTTAGCTAAACTTGTCGCAGCTGGTGAGAGAGGAGAGTTAACTAAGCATGAAATTAAAGACGAGCTTCTAACACTTCTGATCGCAGGACATGAGACAACAGCATTTAGTTTGGGATGGATTTTTACTCTTTTAGCTACTCATGGTAATTGGAAAGATTCAGATCATTTAAATATTATTCACGAAGGGCTTAGGCTTTACTCAGCTCTTCCTATATTTTCGAGAAAGGCTTCTAGTGACACAATTCTTGGTGATTTAAAAATTCCTAAGAATACGAATGTGGTTGTTCCCGCTTATGTGGTTCACCGAATGGAAGAATTTTGGAAGAATCCAAATGAATTTAATCCAGAGCGCTTCAAAGATGTAAAACCACATACGCTAAAAGCTTACTTTCCTTTTGGAAAAGGGCCAAGAAAGTGTATCGGCGAGCAGCTCGGTCTTTCAATTATGCAAATTGTTTTAGATAAGTTTTTAAATAACTATGAACTTGAATGTCTCTCAAAAGAAATACCAAAGGCCAAGATCGCAGTGGCCCTTGCGCCAAGTTCTCCTGTTTGGATTAAATTCCGTAGAAACAAAAAAGCCTCGAACGGGTTGTGA
- a CDS encoding Lrp/AsnC family transcriptional regulator has translation MTKIDEIDERILQELSIDGRVSNSELSGRIGLSPSACLRRVQELERSGIIKGYRAVLDTSRLGIGFVAYISVGLSVHTKKSQENFEKAIVKSPEVRECHNITGAFEYLLRVETADLVSYKVFHTDVLGTLPQVNSISTFVVMESPKDERN, from the coding sequence ATGACTAAAATAGATGAAATTGACGAAAGAATATTGCAAGAGTTGAGCATTGATGGGCGAGTGAGTAACTCCGAGCTTTCTGGCCGAATAGGACTTTCTCCATCAGCTTGCCTTAGAAGAGTTCAAGAGCTTGAGAGAAGTGGAATTATTAAAGGTTATAGAGCGGTCCTTGATACTTCTCGCTTAGGTATTGGTTTTGTCGCTTATATTTCGGTAGGGCTTTCCGTGCATACTAAGAAGTCACAAGAGAACTTTGAAAAGGCCATTGTGAAATCTCCTGAAGTTCGTGAGTGCCATAATATTACAGGAGCATTTGAGTATTTGCTGAGAGTTGAAACTGCGGATTTGGTTTCTTATAAAGTATTTCACACCGATGTTCTTGGAACATTACCCCAAGTGAACTCAATATCAACTTTTGTTGTGATGGAATCTCCTAAAGATGAAAGAAATTAG
- a CDS encoding LysE family translocator gives MNNETLNALFAFALVSSITPGPNNIMLMSSGTNFGIKKSIPHMLGVSIGFALMIILVGSGLMELFTLYPVAQKILKIVSIIYLVYLSYRIATSTPVTTNSTVIKKPFSFIQAALFQWVNPKAWTMALAAITLFSPSNNFQDILKVSIAYGLVNLPSVSLWVVLGKEIRKVLSSQAKLRFFNATMASLLLASLYFII, from the coding sequence ATGAATAATGAAACTCTTAATGCTCTATTCGCCTTTGCCCTCGTATCTTCCATAACTCCAGGGCCTAACAATATAATGCTCATGAGTTCTGGAACAAACTTTGGCATAAAGAAATCTATTCCTCACATGCTTGGAGTAAGTATTGGATTTGCTCTAATGATTATTCTTGTTGGGTCGGGCTTAATGGAGCTATTTACTCTTTATCCAGTTGCTCAAAAAATTTTAAAGATTGTTAGCATTATTTACTTAGTTTATCTGTCTTACAGAATTGCTACCTCAACTCCTGTTACAACAAACTCAACAGTGATAAAAAAGCCTTTTTCATTTATTCAAGCAGCTCTCTTTCAATGGGTTAATCCGAAAGCATGGACTATGGCCCTTGCGGCAATAACTTTATTTTCTCCATCAAATAATTTTCAAGATATTTTAAAGGTCTCCATTGCCTATGGACTTGTAAATCTTCCATCTGTAAGTCTTTGGGTAGTTCTTGGAAAAGAAATTAGAAAAGTGTTAAGTAGTCAGGCAAAATTAAGATTTTTCAATGCCACAATGGCAAGTTTACTACTAGCCTCTCTTTACTTTATTATTTAA
- a CDS encoding LysR family transcriptional regulator yields METNRLKQFITIYQTGNIRKASELLGISHSGLSKSMSTLEFELNFKLFTQSGRGISFTDKGHEFAKKIPSFISSLENLLSEENESGSKILRIGSFEVFTTYFAKVFEPVFSEMELDFHELIPGKLERALLSREIDVAITYEPIPFPGIEHLKVTEIEMDAYVKKGSFKGIDILNIPFAAPSIPIEGAPTGVKGLDSWPDEKFKRIIKFRVDLMETAISLARQGHCAVFLPKFVAKLHNEIVKDEYQLTKKNLPAKMKTVKRSVYIVKREATIEDSKIKKLAKYLRTI; encoded by the coding sequence ATGGAAACCAATAGGCTGAAGCAATTTATTACAATTTATCAAACCGGAAACATAAGAAAAGCGTCTGAATTGCTTGGGATCTCTCATTCTGGCCTTTCAAAATCAATGTCTACACTCGAGTTTGAGTTGAACTTTAAGCTCTTTACTCAGTCGGGAAGAGGGATTTCTTTTACTGACAAGGGGCATGAATTTGCTAAGAAAATCCCCTCGTTTATTTCAAGTCTTGAGAACTTATTATCTGAAGAAAATGAAAGCGGTAGTAAAATTTTACGAATTGGCTCATTTGAAGTGTTCACAACATACTTCGCTAAAGTTTTTGAACCAGTATTCTCCGAGATGGAATTAGACTTTCATGAATTAATTCCAGGTAAATTAGAAAGGGCCCTTCTTTCTAGAGAAATTGATGTTGCTATTACTTATGAGCCTATTCCTTTTCCTGGGATTGAGCACTTAAAAGTTACAGAAATAGAGATGGATGCTTATGTCAAAAAAGGATCTTTCAAAGGAATTGATATTTTAAATATTCCATTTGCTGCGCCATCAATACCTATTGAAGGAGCGCCTACAGGAGTTAAGGGACTTGATAGTTGGCCTGATGAAAAGTTCAAGAGAATTATAAAATTTAGAGTAGACTTGATGGAGACAGCTATCTCTCTCGCAAGGCAGGGGCATTGCGCTGTCTTTCTTCCAAAGTTTGTCGCAAAACTGCACAATGAAATTGTGAAAGATGAATATCAGCTTACGAAGAAGAACCTACCAGCTAAAATGAAGACCGTTAAGAGAAGTGTTTATATAGTAAAAAGAGAAGCTACAATTGAAGATTCTAAGATTAAGAAACTTGCAAAATACCTAAGAACTATTTAA